A region from the Hylaeus volcanicus isolate JK05 chromosome 6, UHH_iyHylVolc1.0_haploid, whole genome shotgun sequence genome encodes:
- the LOC128878147 gene encoding FAD synthase-like, with the protein MIHLCRRVANILSKYHGRITVDAMLVRHKNSGKHPTAGIIVIGDEILKAQVKDTNSFYACSLLYKHGVKVQKISVVRDNTEDIAEEIKHFSEKYNYVFTTGGIGPTHDDVTYEAVALAFHDTLHYHSTLVEIVKNRFGCKNFPSPSYKMAYVPTKSELKFGINEATGQPFPYPCIVMRNVFVFPGSPKFFESSFQALCKEFFAFYRRFATAEVYVNANEESFANVLTAVVQECPNVSFGSYPEHSRYYKARVTIESENEEDTETARRMFCERISTDALVEYDRTPHVDCLAKYEKLLRQPQRRSIHESSFEKFVNYYQKPEEVWIYLDGSDESIVMVHLARVANCKLRQSSKSKLHAFYFNFDHLESGMIEFLREISDRYNVELYSLRSNESDICRLIASRPELQILLLGKRSNSNEKEIYENLTRFSDNKSPVQIHFPLIDWSDEDVSSFVVSLSLPYYTTGETQLAR; encoded by the exons ATGATACACTTATGTCGACGTGTGgcgaatattttatcgaaataccATGGACGAATTACCGTGGACGCAATGTTGGTACGACACAAAAACAGTGGGAAACACCCGACTGCTGGTATAATCG TCATAGGGGATGAAATTCTGAAAGCTCAAGTGAAAGATACTAATTCTTTTTACGCATGCAGTTTGTTGTACAAGCACGGAGTCAAGGTTCAGAAA aTTTCAGTTGTACGAGACAATACCGAAGATATCGCAGaggaaataaaacatttctctgaaaaaTACAACTATGTTTTCACAACTGGTGGTATAGGACCAACTCACGACGACGTTACGTACGAAg CTGTGGCATTGGCTTTCCATGACACGTTACACTATCATTCCACACTGGTGGAGATTGTGAAGAATCGCTTTGGTTGTAAAAATTTTCCATCCCCTAGTTACAAAATGGCATAT GTGCCGACTAAATCCGAGCTTAAGTTTGGAATAAACGAAGCCACAGGACAACCCTTTCCTTATCCCTGCATAGTAATGCGGAACGTTTTCGTTTTCCCTGGATCACCCAAATTTTTTGAATCTAGTTTTCAAGCTTTATGCAAA GAGTTTTTCGCTTTCTACAGACGCTTCGCTACAGCTGAAGTTTACGTAAACGCGAACGAAGAATCGTTCGCGAATGTTTTAACCGCGGTTGTACAGGAGTGTCCAAATGTTTCCTTTGGATCGTACCCGGAACATAGCAG GTATTACAAAGCTCGCGTTACCATAGAAAGCGAGAACGAGGAGGACACCGAAACAGCAAGAAGAATGTTTTGCGAACGTATTTCTACCGATGCACTGGTGGAATACGATCGCACGCCCCACGTCGATTGTCTCGCAAAGTACGAGAAGTTGCTTCGACAGCCTCAACGTCGATCGATTCACGAGAGTTCCTTCGAGAAATTTGT aaattattatcAGAAACCTGAAGAAGTATGGATATATTTGGACGGCAGCGACGAATCGATCGTCATGGTGCATCTTGCACGTGTCGCCAATTGTAAACTGCGACAGAGTTCTAAGTCGAAATTGCATGCATTCTACTTTAATTTTGATCATTTAGAATCTGGTATGATTGAATTTCTTCGAGAAATTAGTGATCG GTACAATGTCGAATTATATAGTCTGCGAAGCAATGAAAGTGACATTTGTCGATTGATTGCATCGCGACCGGAATTGCAAATATTGCTGCTTGGAAAACGTTCGAATAGCAATGAAAAAGAGATTTACGAGAATCTTACACGATTCAGTGACAACAAATCTCCCGTGCAAATACATTTCCCTCTTATCGACTGGTCGGACGAAGATGTTTCAAGTTTCGTAGTCTCTCTCTCTTTACCTTATTATACGACAGGTGAAACTCAATTGGCGCG GTAG
- the LOC128878146 gene encoding probable tRNA (uracil-O(2)-)-methyltransferase, translating to MQIGLSINIPKVKKLTKRNKSKKELLQLYVDVFYIFVFHLKNLNRVVRKMEFKTLIHGETGASSSQFWKAIDIWCRNPQVVNRRLLACVEILNIEIGYDIFEIFQRINALDCSFLTANHNVDDIGKKMLLDMLHISEGASVTQGNKTVLYVTKQLPRIPHLFSPGIEFSLLEKQENRVINIHKTFFAEKRSLGPRKGYMIHQEKDGCTSVSVYQSKNAEHDPSMEWLEKKLFPCMLKWMKSETKSNSVRLPSLSLVSTEKYATLYCDLKEKYSAKLIKNWPENTDPMKFVYEDIAIAAYLLLLWGKERSEKGTKNLQSFLDLGCGNGLLVYILCNEGHRGLGIDLRRRKIWDLYPPEIPLEVSTIIPSSTTVYPGVDWIIGNHSDELTPWIPVIAARSSADCRFFLLPCCPYELDGTKYQRHSASKSQYSEYIDYVRSVCEECGFVTHTDKLRIPSTKRICLIGWRRIPEDVETRENRIQEMISAKTTFVRQKNETNETRETDGWTCDFKPRATVEKVRNCTQLDKTLIADIVNMVANQLLEEGRAISVEETPRRTWNAGRCLELRQIAESIPREIMIRLRKECGGLQTLLKNHRHVFRVAQGKVEFRIPGGEGIVEKSRKKDFLPRTKVKPCWFHENHPNGCPTTETKCNFKH from the exons ATGCAGATTGGATTATCAATAAA TATACCaaaggtaaaaaaattaacaaagagaAATAAGAGCAAGAAAGAACTCCTTCAACTGTACGTAGATGtgttttacatatttgtatttcatttaaaaaatttgaaccGTGTCGTTCGAAAGATGGAGTTTAAGACGTTAATACATGGAGAAACTGGCGCCAGTTCGTCGCAGTTCTGGAAAGCCATCGACATTTGGTGTCGTAATCCGCAGGTTGTTAACCGGAGGCTATTAGCGTGCgtggaaatattgaatatagaAATCGGCTatgatattttcgaaattttccaaCGTATCAATGCCTTGGACTGCTCGTTCCTAACTGCAAACCACAATGTAGATGATATCggcaaaaaaatgttattagaCATGTTACATATTTCTGAAGGAGCATCTGTTACACAAGGTAACAAAACTGTTTTATACGTAACAAAGCAATTGCCGCGTATACCACATTTATTCTCTCCTGGCATTGAATTTTCACTGTTGGAGAAGCAAGAGAATCGCGTGATAAACATTCACAAAACCTTTTTCGCGGAGAAACGGTCTCTCGGTCCCAGAAAAGGATACATGATACACCAAGAAAAAGATGGTTGTACATCTGTAAGTGTGTATCAATCGAAGAACGCCGAACACGATCCAAGTATGGAATGGTTAGAGAAGAAGCTGTTCCCGTGTATGTTGAAATGGATGAAAAGCGAAACGAAGTCAAATTCGGTGCGTCTGCCTTCGTTGAGCCTAGTGTCAACCGAAAAGTACGCGACGCTGTACTGCGACTTGAAAGAAAAGTATAGCGCGAAATTGATCAAGAATTGGCCCGAAAATACGGATCCCATGAAATTCGTTTACGAAGACATCGCGATTGCTGCTTACCTATTATTGTTGTGGGGGAAAGAGAGATCGGAGAAAGGAACCAAGAATTTACAATCGTTTTTAGATTTAGGATGCGGCAATGGTTTACTCGTGTATATCCTGTGCAACGAAGGTCACCGCGGGTTGGGAATCGACTTGCGAAGGAGGAAAATTTGGGACTTGTATCCACCCGAAATTCCACTCGAA GTCAGCACGATCATTCCATCCTCAACGACCGTGTACCCAGGAGTCGATTGGATCATAGGAAACCATTCGGATGAATTGACACCGTGGATTCCAGTGATCGCCGCACGCAGCTCCGCTGACTGTCGTTTCTTCTTGCTACCTTGTTGTCCGTACGAACTCGACGGCACCAAGTACCAAAGACACTCTGCATCGAAGAGTCAATACTCGGAGTACATCGATTACGTGCGAAGCGTATGCGAGGAATGTGGATTTGTAACGCACACAGACAAATTAAGAATTCCTTCTACCAAGCGAATCTGTTTGATCGGATGGAGGAGGATACCGGAGGACGTAGAGACAAGAGAGAATCGTATTCAAGAAATGATAAGCGCCAAGACAACTTTTGTTCGACAAAAGAACGAGACGAACGAAACACGTGAAACCGACGGATGGACTTGCGATTTTAAACCGAGGGCCACCGTGGAGAAAGTACGAAATTGCACGCAGCTGGATAAAACTTTGATCGCGGATATCGTTAACATGGTAGCGAATCAATTACTTGAAGAAGGTCGTGCCATATCGGTCGAGGAAACACCTAGGAGAACGTGGAACGCTGGTCGATGCCTGGAGCTACGGCAAATCGCGGAATCCATTCCAAGAGAAATTATGATACGCTTGAGGAAAGAGTGCGGCGGTCTTCAAACTTTGCTCAAAAATCACAGGCACGTGTTTCGAGTTGCGCAAGGGAAAGTCGAGTTTCGAATTCCCGGAGGAGAAGGAATCGTCGAGAAGTCGAGGAAAAAGGACTTTCTTCCACGGACAAAAGTTAAGCCCTGTTGGTTTCATGAAAATCATCCGAATGGTTGTCCCACTACCGAAACTAAATGcaatttcaaacattaa